A portion of the Punica granatum isolate Tunisia-2019 chromosome 7, ASM765513v2, whole genome shotgun sequence genome contains these proteins:
- the LOC116214477 gene encoding pollen-specific leucine-rich repeat extensin-like protein 1 translates to MLEGNITTLQNMVDLMAANMAEMMALLRGPNRASSSSTLSLARGPTVDPAPWVPPTHTSEGDIAAALAPTIIPVPTPHSTRTPVIHLVDFCHPQSTIPTAVSLPPMTIPVPDPVMFVPSLVSVPAPAIVYTAPPPMGFPASSAPVPVHTTEPFPYQAPQPHISLPYQAPPPINITFSEPSTPTQAAPRAPPTNFFPEAETEHERRMKKMEETIKALQASDPRHSTSYLNSTLFPGMQLPAKVKVPDFQTTELKTRDTISVITTGRCFNTGTTNSSSSRLSRRACQDRRLIGSYLFERSTSFPGPNWPGSSLSSISITWRHLYPSSR, encoded by the coding sequence ATGCTCGAGGGCAACATCACCACTCTTCAAAACATGGTTGACCTAATGGCCGCTAATATGGCCGAGATGATGGCCTTGCTCAGGGGGCCGAATCGCGCGTCTTCGAGCTCCACCCTTTCTCTCGCACGCGGGCCAACTGTCGACCCCGCTCCTTGGGTTCCGCCAACCCATACATCAGAGGGCGACATAGCGGCCGCCCTAGCACCGACAATTATCCCAGTGCCCACTCCTCATTCGACGCGCACGCCGGTAATTCACCTGGTCGACTTCTGCCATCCTCAGTCCACCATTCCAACAGCCGTCTCACTTCCGCCCATGACGATTCCCGTGCCGGATCCGGTTATGTTCGTACCATCTCTCGTGTCCGTGCCAGCTCCAGCTATCGTTTATACTGCTCCTCCGCCGATGGGCTTCCCAGCATCGAGCGCCCCTGTTCCTGTTCACACAACTGAGCCTTTCCcttaccaagctccacaaccccatatcAGCCTCCcctaccaagctccacctcccataaatatTACTTTCTCCGAACCGAGCACACCAACTCAAGCGGCCCCCAGAGCTCCACCCACAAATTTCTTTCCCGAAGCGGAGACCGAACATgagaggagaatgaagaagatggaagagacTATCAAGGCCCTCCAAGCTAGTGATCCCCGACATAGCACCAGTTATCTAAATTCGACTCTCTTTCCAGGGATGCAGCTACCCGCGAAGGTCAAGGTACCCGATTTTCAGACGACGGAACTAAAGACCCGCgacaccatctccgtcattaccACGGGAAGATGCTTCAATACTGGGACTACGAACAGTTCGTCATCGCGACTTTCCAGGAGAGCCTGTCAGGACCGGCGCTTAATTGGTTCATATCTCTTCGAGCGGAGCACATCCTTTCCTGGACCGAACTGGCCAGGAAGTTCGTTGAGCAGTATTAGTATAACATGGAGACACCTCTATCCTTCCTCGAGATGA